Proteins encoded in a region of the Phoenix dactylifera cultivar Barhee BC4 chromosome 3, palm_55x_up_171113_PBpolish2nd_filt_p, whole genome shotgun sequence genome:
- the LOC103702095 gene encoding uncharacterized protein LOC103702095 produces the protein MGYKQRHDMSFKIASSQRHPMYMRLSPNRCQILRRTFLTRASHGNRRERTARGTKKEGLAVAGLNGRPGTGRLVSSRRSQTAPLLSLSKPLQKLLSHMLPLLRASPFPKLLLRPPNCRTFSYHPSSSKKKTMGGITTPERNLRSRRSPLSGGPRSNRVTPQQHRTSPSRMIGRVRNPESDPEDHRFDICWSETVGPVTLKNSLLELNREKRKEIECSQNPPQRAYLRSGMILLKNYVSHHDQVKIVGKCRDLGIGSGGFYRPGYRDGAKLRLYMMCLGKNWDLDSRLYEDNRPIDGAKAPEIPEYFRKLVGRAIQDSHDFLRQNYEDVNIEDEVPNMSPDICVVNFYNNAGKLGLHQDRDESKKSLHKGLPVVSFSLGDSAEFLYGVERDADNAEKVVLESGDVLMFGGNSRLIYHGVSCIHPNTAPKRLIEETKLRPGRLNLTFRQY, from the exons ATGGGATACAAGCAGAGGCACGACATGAGCTTTAAAATTGCATCCAGCCAACGGCATCCAATGTATATGCGCTTGAGCCCGAACCGATGCCAAATCTTGAGGCGGACCTTTTTGACTCGTGCGAGCCACGGGAACCGGCGCGAGAGGACGGCGAGAGGTACAAAGAAGGAAGGGCTCGCGGTGGCCGGTTTGAATGGCCGACCGGGAACCGGCCGTCTCGTCTCCTCCCGGAGAAGCCAAACTGCTCCACTTCTTTCCCTGTCGAAACCTCTTCAGAAACTCCTCTCTCATATGCTTCCACTCCTCCGCGCCTCTCCCTTTCCCAAACTCCTCCTCCGCCCCCCAAATTGTCGTACCTTCTCCTACCATCCTTCCTCTTCTAAGAAGAAAACGATGGGTGGTATCACAACCCCAGAGAGGAATTTGAGAAGCCGACGCTCTCCTCTCAGCGGCGGACCG AGGAGCAATAGGGTGACACCTCAACAGCATCGAACTTCTCCAAGCAGGATGATAGGTAGGGTGAGAAATCCTGAAAGTGATCCTGAGGATCATCGTTTTGACATCTGTTGGAGTGAAACAGTAGGGCCTGTAACATTGAAAAATTCTTTACTTGAACTTAAtcgagaaaaaagaaaggaaattgAATGCTCCCAGAATCCTCCGCAGCGTGCATATCTGAGATCTGGGATGATTCTACTGAAGAATTATGTCAGCCACCATGATCAG GTTAAAATTGTCGGAAAATGCCGAGACCTTGGAATTGGTTCCGGAGGATTCTATAGACCAGGCTATAGAGATGGTGCAAAGTTACGTCTGTACATGATGTGCTTGGGCAAGAACTGGGATCTGGACTCAAGATTATATGAAGATAATCGCCCAATAGATGGTGCCAAAGCACCTGAAATTCCAGAATACTTCAGAAAATTAGTTGGTAGAGCAATTCAAGATTCTCATGATTTTTTGAGGCAAAATTATGAAGATGTTAACATTGAAGATGAAGTTCCAAATATGTCACCAGACATCTGCGTTGTCAACTTCTATAACAACGCTGGAAAACTTGGTCTCCATCAG GACAGAGATGAGAGTAAAAAGAGTCTTCATAAAGGGTTGCctgttgtttctttttctttgggtgACTCTGCTGAATTCTTATATGGAGTGGAAAGAGATGCAGATAATGCTGAAAAAGTAGTGCTTGAATCTGGTGATGTCTTGATGTTTGGTGGCAATTCCAGGCTTATATATCATGGAGTTTCATGCATTCATCCAAACACGGCACCAAAGAGGCTCATTGAGGAGACAAAACTGCGGCCTGGACGTCTCAATTTGACTTTCAGACAATACTAG